A stretch of DNA from Candidatus Cloacimonas sp.:
GTCAAGACAAAAGGGAAAAAGCAAAAATGAAATATTCTTTTTTAAAGCAATGGACACTGGAAATGATTAACTATCAATCGGTAATAGAAAGCGTTTGGCTTTTCCCTGAGCTTTTAGTATTGCAAAATAAAGATAAAAAAGCCCTTTGTATCGTGCTCGGTAAACGCGATACTTTTGTGTTTCTGCAAAATAATTTCAGTCCGCTTCAGGAAGGGAAAAAAATCTGGCAGCAGCTTGCCAATTGTCATCTTACAGGCATTTCTATCGCCGAAAATGATCGCCTTGCCTATTTGGAACTTCAGCAAAGGGATATCTATCAGCAAAATAAAAAATATTTGCTTATCGCCGAATTGATGCCTCATCAACCCAATGCCATTTTAGTTGATGCAGATTTTAAAATTTTGGACGCCATTCATAAATACAGCTATGCAGATAATCCCCAAAGACAAATTTTACCAGGGCTTATCTACGCTCCTCCGAAAACATCTTTTCAGCCAATTATTGAAGAGGTCTCTCCCCCTTATCCTGATGGAAGTTCCTCCTGCAACGATTATTTTATTTATCTGTATTATAATAAGTTTAAGCAGGAAGAAGAGGCAGAAAACCGCCAAAAAACGAACGCTGCCCTAAAGAAAGAACTGCAAAAATTACAAAAAAAGAAAGAGACCTTACAGCAAGACCTGAAAAATGCAGAAAATGCTGATTTTTGGCTTGCCTGCGCCGAATGTTTGAAAACCAATCTGCATAATATCAAAACCGGTATGCAGAGCTTTACTGCAATCAATTATCTTGACCCTGCATTAAAGACAATAGAAATCCCTTTACAAACGGACAAAAGCCCTCAGGAAAATCTGCATTTATATCTGAAAAAGTATCATAAAGCCAAGAACGGCTTGCAGATAATTACCAAAAATCTGGCACAGACGGAAACAGATATTGAAAATATAATAGAACTTATCGCCAAAGTGGAAAAAGGGGAATTGCCTGATATCGGAAAACTGCCCTCCCAACCAACCGGACGCAAAATCGTGCACAACGCTATTCTTGCCGATAAACTTCTCAAATTGAAGGTTAATGATGAGTTTCAAATTATCATCGGCCGCCGTGCCAAAGAAAATGATTATTTAACTACACAGCTGGCAAGACCTTATGACTATTGGTTTCACAGCCGAATTTATCACGGTTCGCACATCGTTTTAAAATGCCTGAAAAAAACAGAGCCAAGTCCTTATCTAATTGAACTTTGCTGCAATTTGGCTGCCTGGTTTTCCAAAGCCAAATTTTCTGCCAATGTTCCCGTGGACTACACTCAAATACGCTATGTGCGAAAACCGCGTAAAAGTCCCCCTGGATTAGTTACTTACACGAATTTTAAAAGCGTTTATGCCACGCCGATGAGCTTAAAAGAAGTGCGGGAAAAACTTTCTTGAAAACAAAACTGCAGGCAATCCTCATCAAACAAAGCCAGTATAGCGAAAGCAGTTTAATTCTGCAATTTTTTTCCCTGCAGCAGGGAACTATAAGTGTTATCGCTAAAGGCATTCTTCAAAAAAGGGAACAACTGCAATTACTCCCTCTTTGTGAGTATGAATTGCTTGCCTACGAACCTAAAGAACAAGGTTTATGGCTTTTCAGCGAAGCAAATATTATCCGCAATTTTTCTGTTTATCCCGGTTCTGCCACCTGGGCAACTGCCGAAACTGGCTTGGAACTAATTAGCCATCTTATTATTTCCCAGGAAGATATAGCTACAATTTATAACCTCACTATTGCCTATCTGGAATACCTGAAAAAAGTGAAAAACAACGCTATTCTCATCTTTTGGCGTTTTTTAAACAGAATAATTATCCTCAGCGGTATCGGCAATCCCTTAAGTAATTGCTGTTTATGCAATAATGCTTTATCGCTGCCTGCTGCGTATCTGAAAAGTAAAGGGGGCTTCGTTTGCGAAAATTGTCTGCCGGAAATTTACCCCGGCGATGCCTTGTTAATTCTTTCACCCCCGGCAAGAAAAATTTTGCTCCTGCTGCCGGAAATTGGCAATCATCTGGAAGAGATAACTCTAAACAGGGCAATCGTTAACGAAATTAACACTGCTTTCACCCTCTATTGGCAGACGCATCATAAACAAACCCTGCACCTGAAGGGACTTTCCGTTTTAGCTCAATTCTACAATGCCTGATTTTTTCCGGTGGCAATACCTATTATCTGCGATAAGATTTTTACTTACAGCAAGATAAATCGGACAGGATATAAGGGAAGAAAAATAGGGATTATATATTAAGTAACAAGATGTTATCTACATTTCATATTGAAAAGACATAAAAGGAAAAAAGGGTATTTGCATAAAGAGAAAAAGAGATTAAATTGAGAATTAAGAATGGAGAATTGAGAATGAACGGTGAACAGTTAACAGTTAACGGTGAAGAGTGAACAATGAATGGTGAATAGTGAAGGTCAACGATGAAAAGAGAAGGTGACAAGATTATAAGGCAAAACTTGGATGCTTATATTATTTATAGAAACACATTCAAGTTTATAAATCCCTAAAATCCCTTTAATCCTGTTCATCCCAGACCTATTAAATCCCTAAAATCCCTTTAATCCTGTTCATCTCAGACCTATTCTTTTTTTTCTCTCCGCTCTCAGCTCTTAGCCCTCTGCCAAAAACCCTCGGAAAATTCTAAACCTTCTCAACCTTCTATTATAGTATTTATTCTATCTGAGAATAGGATCAAATCTCTTTATTTAGATATTGATAACCGGGAACTTTCGTTAATAAGCCATCTTCCACAGCCGTTTTAACCGAGAGGCAGGGTAACTGCTGTTCCAAAATTTGGGCTCTGGTGATAGTTTTCAGGTTCACCTGTTCCGGATATTTAGCTTGCATTGCCCACATCATTTTCACAAAAAGGGAATACCAGGAAGGCACCCGCACGCTATCATCCCTATCTCGCAACAAATTTAGGTAATTTCTAAAATCATTACGATACCCTTCCGAGGGGTTAATGTCTTTAATTTGTTTGGCAATGGCAGCGTATTCCAGGTTTTTTTCCTGGATTGGCATTTGGGGAGCGCGCCGCATTAAAGTCCTTTTCAAACGGGGATGATAATAATATATCGCACCATCCAGTTTGCCGGAAAATCCCTTTATACCATCTTTTACTGTTACTTTCATTAT
This window harbors:
- a CDS encoding NFACT RNA binding domain-containing protein, encoding MKYSFLKQWTLEMINYQSVIESVWLFPELLVLQNKDKKALCIVLGKRDTFVFLQNNFSPLQEGKKIWQQLANCHLTGISIAENDRLAYLELQQRDIYQQNKKYLLIAELMPHQPNAILVDADFKILDAIHKYSYADNPQRQILPGLIYAPPKTSFQPIIEEVSPPYPDGSSSCNDYFIYLYYNKFKQEEEAENRQKTNAALKKELQKLQKKKETLQQDLKNAENADFWLACAECLKTNLHNIKTGMQSFTAINYLDPALKTIEIPLQTDKSPQENLHLYLKKYHKAKNGLQIITKNLAQTETDIENIIELIAKVEKGELPDIGKLPSQPTGRKIVHNAILADKLLKLKVNDEFQIIIGRRAKENDYLTTQLARPYDYWFHSRIYHGSHIVLKCLKKTEPSPYLIELCCNLAAWFSKAKFSANVPVDYTQIRYVRKPRKSPPGLVTYTNFKSVYATPMSLKEVREKLS
- the recO gene encoding DNA repair protein RecO — protein: MKTKLQAILIKQSQYSESSLILQFFSLQQGTISVIAKGILQKREQLQLLPLCEYELLAYEPKEQGLWLFSEANIIRNFSVYPGSATWATAETGLELISHLIISQEDIATIYNLTIAYLEYLKKVKNNAILIFWRFLNRIIILSGIGNPLSNCCLCNNALSLPAAYLKSKGGFVCENCLPEIYPGDALLILSPPARKILLLLPEIGNHLEEITLNRAIVNEINTAFTLYWQTHHKQTLHLKGLSVLAQFYNA